The sequence TGGGATGAATTTCAAATCCAAGTGTTACAAATCCTGCGGGAAATGTTGCAACAGTTTAAACAAAACACTACACCTGTAAATCGGCAAAATCTCCAAGAATGTTGTGGACAGTTAGTTAAACTGGGAGAAGCTTTAAGTTTGCCTAATTGGTGTAGTTTATGCCAAGCCACAGCAAATGCGATCGCTAATCCCCAAAATACCTATCTCACTTTAGCTAAAATCGTTATTACAGAAATCAAACAAGCTCAAGAATTAGTCCTACAAGACAAGGATCATGAGATCACAATTAGTCAGCAATTAGAAACGCTGTTTGTTGTTCCCGAAGACGATTTGTTGGTGGATAATCAAGATACCATCACTAGCTTATCTGACTTATCACAACAACTGCACTCAGATGCAGAAGCACCTTTGTTGCTCGATTCTTTGTCTAGTGATCTCAATCATCCGCCCTCCCACAAAAAAGCCGAGACTAAAGGGCCAGAGGTGGGAATAACTGAGTTAAATACCCTTGCTGATTTGTTCGAGGGTGAGACTCCAGAACTAGATGAAACTTGGCAACAAGAAGAGATATTAGATATTAGTAATCTACATAATTTGTCTTCCAATTCTCGTGACAGTGATGCTGAAAATGCTGACAGTGATTTAGCTGATTTTCTTTCACTTGACGAAGATGCAAATAGTCGTGAAGCAGAAAATAGCTCCCCAGCAGCAGACTTAAACTTACTATTTAGTGATAATTTTTTAGAAAAGGGAAAACCAGAAAATTTAGCAACATCATCTGCTGCTAGTTTTGATTTGAGTAATATTTCCAAAAGTGACGAAATTTTTAGAGAATTTTCCCAGGATTCCCATGATACTTGGCATCCACCTGTGGAGATATCTGCATCAGATGTGGTAGAAAATTTATTAGGGTTGGAACTAGATGAATCTCAACCGATATCACCAGATGTGGTAGAAGATTTACTAGGGTTGGAACTAGATGAGCCTCAAATATTGCCTACAAAAGAAATAACTCAAATACCAACTGATGATGATCCTAGTGTAGAACTATCTGTAAATCAACCCAACAGTTTTGATGAATTGTTTTTAGAAATTGAAAAGGTTGATATTCCCAAAAAAAATAAGGTCAGTTTAGATTTTTCTGAACAAGAAAACTTATCTCTAGATAATTTATTTAGTGAATTAGCAGCAGATACATTATTATCTATCAGTGAATCGGAATTAGGAAATTTATTTGATATTCAACCGCCCGAAACAACAGATAATCTTGATGTTGCTGATGAACAGAGCCAGTTTTGGCGTGAGGAAGTTGTTGTAGAGACGCAACAGGCGATCGTTGACCAGGATATAGCTAAAGAATTAGAAGAAAGTCTATTTACGGCTGCAGCTGATAATGATTTTTTTGGTGATAGTCAAGAATCTACATTATCTCTAGATGCAAGTTTTGAATTAGAAGATTTTGATTTGCAAATCTCACAAGGAGATGTGGCGTCACTATTGGACGATGAGGATGATTTATTTGCAGATTTAACACCAAGAAATACTACACTTTCTCCTGTTGTCAGTAATGATGAAGTCCCGTTAACTGCAGGAAGGTTGCTACAATCGGGAAATTCTTCTACAAAACAAACTCCTGAAAATTTAGATTTCCTTCCTGAATTTACTAACCAAGATACAGAAAATGATGTCAATCAGGACAGTGAAGATATCATTGTTGATGATGGAACTTATATCCAATTGGATATCAATAATGATTTGATAACTCTGGAAATACCAAATAATCCAGAATTTTCTATCTCGGAAATAGACACTGTTATTGCTGAAGAATTGGATTTAATTGATAATTTATTGGTCGAGGAAAGTACAGATATCAATTCAGAAATCCTCAATCATCAAGAATTTTCGGATTCAGAACTAGACTCGGTTGTTGATAATATTGATGAAATTGATGGTTTGTTGATGGAGACAACTGAACCAAAAAATGAAACAGAAAATGCTGTAATTTTTGGAGAAATGGCTCCGGAAAATCATCCCGATTTTCTGAGTGAATTCGCTGATTTGGAAGCGCTATTAGCAAAAGAACCACAGCCAAAACCAAAAGAAACCACTATCCAAGCAGAGGATTTCGCCGCTTTAGAAGCGCTGCTGGGTGGAGAGAATGAGCAAGAAATACCAGCGGCGCCTGTGTACTCACCACAATTTCCACCACCTGCTAATCAGGGTAAGGTGAGCAGAGTTGTGACCTCGCTGGATATCGATGATGAATTTAGTGATTTGGAGAAACTGCTAGCGGAAGCAGATCAAACAATATCTCACTCATCAACAGTAAAATCAAACACTAATAAAATACCACGCCCTTCTAATCGCCGGGCGGGAAGATTTGAAGAGACGATGAAAGTACCAGTCAAGCAACTGGACGATATGAGCAATTTGGTGGGGGAGTTGGTCGTAAACCGCAATACCTTAGAGCAAGATCATGAACGTCTGCGACAGTCGCTAGATAATTTGCTGATTCAGGTGCAACAACTTTCTGATGTGGGCGCGAGGATGCAAGAATTATATGAGCGATCGCTATTGGAAGCCTCTTTATTAGCTAGCCGCAAAAATCGAGATATCGCCGTTTCTCCCTCAGACTTGAATACAGACCGGGGTTTCAGCGAATTAGAAATGGATCGCTTCACTCCTTTCCATACCTTGTCTCAAGAAATGATTGAAATGATTGTGCGCGTGAGGGAGTCAGCTAGTGACATTGATTTTGTCACCGAAGAAACCGAACGAGTAGCGCGTCAGTTTCGACAAGTGACTACCCAATTACAAGAAGGTTTGACGCGAGCGAGAATGGTGCCATTTTCCCAAGCTATTGATCGCTTGCGGCGGGGAGTACGGGATAATGCCATTAAGTGCGGTAAACAAGTAGAGTTAGTGGTTGAAGGTGAGAATACTTTGATTGACAAGATGATTTTAGATCATCTCACAGACCCCCTCACCCACATGCTCAATAATGCGATCGCTCATGGAATTGAAACACCAGAAATCCGCCAAAGTGGGGGTAAACCACCTGTGGGAGAAATCACTATCCGCGCTTTCCATCAAGGAAACCAAACGGTGATTTCTGTGGGTGATGATGGTGCGGGTATTGATCCTGCTAAGGTCAAAGCTAAGGCTCTAAAATTGGGGATGATTAGTGCAGATACAGCCAAAACCATGACCCATGCGGAAGTCTACGATTTGCTGTTCCAATCTGGTTTTAGCATCAAAGACGAAGCAGATGAAATTTCTGGTCGCGGTGTGGGAATGGATGTGGTTCGTTCGGAAATTAGTGAAATTCGCGGGACTGTAAATACTGATTCTGCGGTTGGTAGAGGTACTACCTTTACCATTCGCTTACCACTAACCTTGAGTATTTGTAAAGCCCTTTGCTGCGTTTCCGATAAAGCCCGCATTGCTTTCCCGATGGACGGTGTGGAAGATACCTTGGATATACCACTGAAAAATATCCAGCAGACTGCTGATGGACAATCATTTATTTATTGGCGAGATACAACCCTACCATTCCGACCACTGAAGGAAATTTTAGCTTTTAATCGTCACATCAGTCGCGGTAATGTTTACGGTGGTAACAGAGATGATGATATGGTGTCTGTGGTGGTGGTGCGATCGGCTAGTAACCTGATTGCTTTGCAAATTGACTTGGTATTGAGTGAACAAGAAATAGTGATTAAGCAATTTGAAGGGCCGGCACCTAAACCCATCGGCGTCGCTGGTGCTACAGTCTTAGGTGATGGTCGGATTATGCCTATCGCTGATGTTTTGGAAATTATGGACATCTTCCTTGGAAGGATGTCTAGACAAAATAACAACTCTTGGCAACAAAAAAATACCCTCACAGAAAATCCGACTGTTAAAATTGACCCCACAGTCCTAATTGTGGATGACTCGATTACTGTCCGCGAATTACTCTCCTTGACTTTTAACAAAGCAGGTTATCGTGTTGAACAAGCCCGCGATGGTCAGGAAGCTTGGGACAAACTCCGCTCTGGTTTGCCTTGTGATATCGTATTTTGTGATATAGAAATGCCGCGTTGTGATGGACTAGAATTGCTCTCTCGCATCCAGAAAGACGTTAATCTCAACCATTTACCCATCGCCATGCTCACTTCACGAGGTGCGGATAAACACAGACAAATGGCTATCCAACTGGGTGCTAGTGGCTACTTTACTAAACCGTACTTAGAAGAAGCGTTATTGGAAGCAGCGGTGAGAATGCTCAAAGGAGAGAAACTACTCAGCAGTACTGGTGGTTAGACCTCTGTTTCCCTAATGGTATCCTGAAAGAAATTGAGGCTCTGACTAATTTTAAATTGTGAATATGCCATTAGAATTGCAAAATCTGACTGGTGGTTATACTGCAGTACCAATTGTGGAAAATGTTAACTTGACTCTCTCAACGGGAGAATGGTTAAGTTTAGTTGGTGCTAATGGTTCTGGTAAGTCTACGTTACTTAAATTGCTCAGTCGCATTCTGGCGCCGCAACAGGGAATAGTATTACTTGATGGTAAGGAAATTCATTCGCAACCACCGCATGTAGTTGCTCAAAAATTGGCTTTGTTACCGCAACAACAAACGGTGCCTGTGGGCTTAACTGTGCGACAATTAGTAAGTCTAGGACGGACACCACATCAACCTTGGTGGCAATGGGAATTAAAGGCTGAAGATTGGCAAAAAGTAGAATCAGCAATTCAAAAAACACAACTAGAAAAATTTAGCGATCGCTTAGTTGAACAACTTTCTGGTGGTGAACGTCAACGGGCTTTTTTAGCTTTAGCTTTAGCGCAGGAACCAAAGGTGTTACTGTTAGATGAACCCACAACTTATTTAGATATTAATTACCAATTACAGCTTTTAGAATTACTTAGAAATTTGAATCAACAGCAGAAATTAACAATTGTCACGGTGTTACATGAATTAAATTTAGCAGCACGGTATAGTTCTCGAATTGCTTTATTAAAACAAGGTCATCTTTGGGAAGTTGGGACACCTGCAACAGTTCTCACCCCCCAGGCGATCGCTCAAGTTTTTGGTGTAGAATCTGTGATTATTAATACACCTGTGGGGTTACAAGTTTGTGCTATTTCTGCTGTCTAAGTTGATGATAAAAATCATTTTAGTGTAGAAACGCAAAATTGTCTCTCTGTACATTTTTGTTCAATAATTGATGATATCTTATCATATTCATGCTTAATAAAGAAATGTTCACCAGGAAACATATACATTGAGAAATTACTGTTAGTATGAACACGCCAAGCAGCTATATCATCACTTGTAACACCTGCATCTTCTAATCCCCCAAAAGCTAAAATTGGGCAATCAATCGGTATATCATCGGTGTAGATATAGCTGTCATTAATAGTAAAATCGGCGCGTAAAATTGGCAGAAATAGCGATAGTAGTTCTTTATTTTGTAAAACTGCTTCTGGTGTACCGTTATAACGGCGTAATTCTTCAATAAAAAGACTATCTGGTAAGTGATGAATTGGAGAACGGCGTCTCATAATTTGCGGCGCGCGACGACCAGAAACAAACAAATGCTGGGGAGATTTATGATATTTTCGACGCAGTAAGCGCGCAACTTCAAAGCTAATTAAAGCACCCATACTATGTCCGAAAAAAATAAATGGGGTGTCAAGATAGGGAAGCAGCGCTGTTGCTAAAGTTTCTACCAAAGGGGGAAGTTCAGTTAATAAGGGTTCTCCTAACCTAGTTTCCCGTCCAGGAAGTTGAATTGCACAAACTTCGATATCTGATGCTAGTTTATTTTGCCAATTATAAAATATAGAAGCTCCCGCACCCGCGTAAGGAAAGCAAAACATTCTTAATCTAGCTTGGGAATTTGGTTGAAAGCGAGTAATCCAATTTGTGGAAGCAAGTGTGGTGTACATAGGTTTTTGAAAATGTTGATCTTTAATTATAAATTAGTTATTGCGGACGTCATTCTTTAAATAACCATCTTCCATATGAATGATGCGGTCAGCCATATCAAGGATGCGGTTATCGTGGGTGATTAACAGGATGGAGCAGCCTTGATTTTTTGCACAATCTTTTAACGTTTCTACGATTGTGTGAGTACTTTTTTTATCTAAGGATGCGGTGGGTTCATCAGCAAGAATTAATTGTGGTTGCGTTACTAAAGCTCTTGCAAATGCTACACGTTGTTTTTGTCCTTCAGAAAGTTGTTCTGGATAGTAATTAATGCGGTGATTTAATCCTACTAATTCCAACATAGCTTCTGCTCGGCGACACATTTCTTTGCGAGTCATTTTTCGGGTTAATTCCATTGTCATTTGCACGTTTTGGCTAGCAGTGAGAAAGGGAACTAAATTGTGTTTTTGAAAAACATATCCAATCTGACGCCGGAGTTGTAATAACTTTTGGCTGCTGGCTCGATATACTTCTCTACCTAAAACTTTGACGCTACCTTCTTGGACAGTTCGTAAGCCAGCCATGAGGCTTAATAAGGTTGTTTTACCTGAGCCAGAGGGGCCGGTTAAGATAACAATTTCGGCAGAATTAATTGATAAGCTGACATCAAATAATACCTGTTTTTTTAAGGAGCCTTTACCAAAGTAGTGGTTGAGATGTTGGACGGAAATGATTGAGTCTGACATAGTTTTTAGAGATGATTTGTGTGGTAGGTTTTTTCAACGCAGAGGTACGCGGAGGTACATTTTTATAGAGAATTGGTGTGAGAGGTGAGAAGAGTGATGAGATGCTTTATCCAAAGAGTTCAGCGGGGTCAGCGGAGCGGAGTTTATTCATTGCTAACATTCCGGCGATGGAGCACATGACTATTGTGAGTAACATGACCATTACGCCTCTAGTGATGGTCATAATCATGGGGAGTCTGGTTGCTTCTTGGACAAAGTTATAGAGATACATACACAATGCGAATCCTGGGATGTATCCAATTAAGGACATTAAAACTGCTTGTTGTAAAACCAATTTAATTAAATAGGAATTCGCATAGCCGATGGCTTTAAATGTGGCGTAGATAAAGATGCTATCGGAGATTTGTGTGTAGAGGATTTGATAAACAATAATTCCCCCAAATACACAACCGATGACTGTCCCCATGTTGAATATAAAGCCGATTGGTGTTGATTCTGCTAAGGCGTCTTTTTCTAGTTTGATGAAGTTGGCTAAGGTAATTAATTTGACTTCTTGGGGTAAGGTTTTTGTTAGTTGTGCAATCATTTTTTCGGGGTCAACTCCTGGTTGCAGTTGAATTACTCCCATTTGCACTTTTTCTAAGGGGTGATTTAATATTTCTGAGAAGTTTAAATCGCTGGTAATAATCACTCCGTCGGCTGTCATGACTCCACCGCCTAAGGAAAATAATCCTTTGACTTTTGTTTGGCGGTTAGAGATTTCTGTTGTTACTTCTCCATGCTTTTCTAAACCTGCAACAATGGGTCCGAATTCTGGTCGAGAAAGTCTATCAAATAAAACTGTGTTTGCGGCTTTAATTATTTCTGTTTGTTGATTAACTTCGGCGATGTTAAAGACTGGTTTGTCTGGTGTAAATCCGGCGATCGCTATTGGTCGGCTGACGAATGTTTCGGGGTTTTTGAAGTTAGTAACTGAAAAATAGAAGGGGTTAATTGATGCAATTCCATCTACAGCAGAAATGTTTTGTAAATACCGTCTGGGAAAGACTTTCATGTCGAAAAAGCGTGTGGTGTCTTGATGCAGTAATACTAAGTCGGCTTGTAATTGTTTGTGAAATACGACTGCATCTTCAAAAAGTCCGTCTCGGAATCCTAGCTGAATAAACATCAGCATGACGGCGAAGGTGACACCTGTGATTGTTACTAATAAACGAGATTTGCGGTGGGTTAGTTGCAGCCAAGCAACGGGGGTTGTAGCGCTCATGATTGAATAATTTATATGGATTTATGTAGGGGAATTAGTTTGAACTTTGACGTCAACTTGCAAGTTAATAAAGTTAGCAGCGGCTTTGGCATCGCTGGGATTTAAGCGGATTTTTACTTCAGCAACTCTGGAATCTATATTAATGGCTGGGTCGTTATTGACAACGTTGCGTTTACCGATTTGTACGCCTACTCTTTCGACTGTACCGGTTAAGTTCTGAGGTAAGGCGATGCTAGAGATGGAGGCTTTTTGACCGACTTTAATTTTGCTGAGGTCGGTTTCATAAATTTCGGCGACGACTTGCATCTGTTGGGTCTGGGCTAACTCAACTATGCCTTTTTCGCTGATAGTTTCACCGGGTAAGGTGTTGATTTTTAATATTTTCCCATTGATAGGCGATCGCACATAGGCTAAATTTAAGTTTGCTTTGGCTTCTTGAACTGCTGCTTTTGCTGTTTCTAATTGGCTTTGAGCAACTTGTACATCTACAGGACGCACTTCTTTTAATTTTTCTAAGCTAGCTTTGGCTTCTTGAATTTGATTAGGAAAGGATGATAAGGTCTGGTTGAGGGCGCTTTTTGCTTCCTTGAGTTGAGCTTGTAAGATTTCTACTGCCAAAAGTTTTGTATCTCTAGTCACCGCAGATATTGCACCCTCTTTATACAGCGATTGAAAGCGCCCATATTCTGTCTCGGCGTTTCGCAGTTGCGCTTCTAATCCGGCAATTTTGGCTTTTTGAATATTAATATCTCCTTGAAACTGGGCTTGTAAGTCGGCGATGCGTGCTTGTTGGGCGGCGATTTCTCCTAGTTTTGTGGTTCCGGCTTGGGCTTGAGCGATTTGCGCTTGAGCAACTCGCACGTTTGTTTGGGCTTTTGCTAAGGTTGATTGCAGTTGCTGGACGTTATCTAGGACGGCGATGATTTGGCTGCGACGAACGGTGTCGCCTTCTTTGACTAAAACTTGGTCTAATCTGGCGGTTTGTAAGGCGGATGGGCCGGAGAGGTTGATGATTTTATCTTTGGTTTGGATGCGTCCTAGGGCGGCGATGGT is a genomic window of Fortiea contorta PCC 7126 containing:
- a CDS encoding ABC transporter ATP-binding protein, coding for MPLELQNLTGGYTAVPIVENVNLTLSTGEWLSLVGANGSGKSTLLKLLSRILAPQQGIVLLDGKEIHSQPPHVVAQKLALLPQQQTVPVGLTVRQLVSLGRTPHQPWWQWELKAEDWQKVESAIQKTQLEKFSDRLVEQLSGGERQRAFLALALAQEPKVLLLDEPTTYLDINYQLQLLELLRNLNQQQKLTIVTVLHELNLAARYSSRIALLKQGHLWEVGTPATVLTPQAIAQVFGVESVIINTPVGLQVCAISAV
- a CDS encoding ABC exporter membrane fusion protein, translating into MDIFRLPINLAPKSKKWTLALIAPLGLAALGVPAYIFAQNANFQPSKPNHITPTIPAKKPVNPTIAALGRIQTKDKIINLSGPSALQTARLDQVLVKEGDTVRRSQIIAVLDNVQQLQSTLAKAQTNVRVAQAQIAQAQAGTTKLGEIAAQQARIADLQAQFQGDINIQKAKIAGLEAQLRNAETEYGRFQSLYKEGAISAVTRDTKLLAVEILQAQLKEAKSALNQTLSSFPNQIQEAKASLEKLKEVRPVDVQVAQSQLETAKAAVQEAKANLNLAYVRSPINGKILKINTLPGETISEKGIVELAQTQQMQVVAEIYETDLSKIKVGQKASISSIALPQNLTGTVERVGVQIGKRNVVNNDPAINIDSRVAEVKIRLNPSDAKAAANFINLQVDVKVQTNSPT
- a CDS encoding DevA family ABC transporter ATP-binding protein gives rise to the protein MSDSIISVQHLNHYFGKGSLKKQVLFDVSLSINSAEIVILTGPSGSGKTTLLSLMAGLRTVQEGSVKVLGREVYRASSQKLLQLRRQIGYVFQKHNLVPFLTASQNVQMTMELTRKMTRKEMCRRAEAMLELVGLNHRINYYPEQLSEGQKQRVAFARALVTQPQLILADEPTASLDKKSTHTIVETLKDCAKNQGCSILLITHDNRILDMADRIIHMEDGYLKNDVRNN
- a CDS encoding thioesterase II family protein; protein product: MYTTLASTNWITRFQPNSQARLRMFCFPYAGAGASIFYNWQNKLASDIEVCAIQLPGRETRLGEPLLTELPPLVETLATALLPYLDTPFIFFGHSMGALISFEVARLLRRKYHKSPQHLFVSGRRAPQIMRRRSPIHHLPDSLFIEELRRYNGTPEAVLQNKELLSLFLPILRADFTINDSYIYTDDIPIDCPILAFGGLEDAGVTSDDIAAWRVHTNSNFSMYMFPGEHFFIKHEYDKISSIIEQKCTERQFCVSTLK
- the devC gene encoding ABC transporter permease DevC, which gives rise to MSATTPVAWLQLTHRKSRLLVTITGVTFAVMLMFIQLGFRDGLFEDAVVFHKQLQADLVLLHQDTTRFFDMKVFPRRYLQNISAVDGIASINPFYFSVTNFKNPETFVSRPIAIAGFTPDKPVFNIAEVNQQTEIIKAANTVLFDRLSRPEFGPIVAGLEKHGEVTTEISNRQTKVKGLFSLGGGVMTADGVIITSDLNFSEILNHPLEKVQMGVIQLQPGVDPEKMIAQLTKTLPQEVKLITLANFIKLEKDALAESTPIGFIFNMGTVIGCVFGGIIVYQILYTQISDSIFIYATFKAIGYANSYLIKLVLQQAVLMSLIGYIPGFALCMYLYNFVQEATRLPMIMTITRGVMVMLLTIVMCSIAGMLAMNKLRSADPAELFG
- a CDS encoding response regulator, with the protein product MLPEQQQRILGYFIEEARDHLNTIEQGLLNLESTLNDPEMINEVFRAAHSIKGGAAMLGLSSIQHTSHRLEDCFKVLKENPIQVDQKLESLFLGVSDTLKALLENLSGPFGLSAETANTLMSETEPVFTWLNEHLELLVEQGNSEVACNIPAIENHNTLTELFLQRDFSEVEDAAKKAAGEISSAQVFQHKEIKVNWDEFQIQVLQILREMLQQFKQNTTPVNRQNLQECCGQLVKLGEALSLPNWCSLCQATANAIANPQNTYLTLAKIVITEIKQAQELVLQDKDHEITISQQLETLFVVPEDDLLVDNQDTITSLSDLSQQLHSDAEAPLLLDSLSSDLNHPPSHKKAETKGPEVGITELNTLADLFEGETPELDETWQQEEILDISNLHNLSSNSRDSDAENADSDLADFLSLDEDANSREAENSSPAADLNLLFSDNFLEKGKPENLATSSAASFDLSNISKSDEIFREFSQDSHDTWHPPVEISASDVVENLLGLELDESQPISPDVVEDLLGLELDEPQILPTKEITQIPTDDDPSVELSVNQPNSFDELFLEIEKVDIPKKNKVSLDFSEQENLSLDNLFSELAADTLLSISESELGNLFDIQPPETTDNLDVADEQSQFWREEVVVETQQAIVDQDIAKELEESLFTAAADNDFFGDSQESTLSLDASFELEDFDLQISQGDVASLLDDEDDLFADLTPRNTTLSPVVSNDEVPLTAGRLLQSGNSSTKQTPENLDFLPEFTNQDTENDVNQDSEDIIVDDGTYIQLDINNDLITLEIPNNPEFSISEIDTVIAEELDLIDNLLVEESTDINSEILNHQEFSDSELDSVVDNIDEIDGLLMETTEPKNETENAVIFGEMAPENHPDFLSEFADLEALLAKEPQPKPKETTIQAEDFAALEALLGGENEQEIPAAPVYSPQFPPPANQGKVSRVVTSLDIDDEFSDLEKLLAEADQTISHSSTVKSNTNKIPRPSNRRAGRFEETMKVPVKQLDDMSNLVGELVVNRNTLEQDHERLRQSLDNLLIQVQQLSDVGARMQELYERSLLEASLLASRKNRDIAVSPSDLNTDRGFSELEMDRFTPFHTLSQEMIEMIVRVRESASDIDFVTEETERVARQFRQVTTQLQEGLTRARMVPFSQAIDRLRRGVRDNAIKCGKQVELVVEGENTLIDKMILDHLTDPLTHMLNNAIAHGIETPEIRQSGGKPPVGEITIRAFHQGNQTVISVGDDGAGIDPAKVKAKALKLGMISADTAKTMTHAEVYDLLFQSGFSIKDEADEISGRGVGMDVVRSEISEIRGTVNTDSAVGRGTTFTIRLPLTLSICKALCCVSDKARIAFPMDGVEDTLDIPLKNIQQTADGQSFIYWRDTTLPFRPLKEILAFNRHISRGNVYGGNRDDDMVSVVVVRSASNLIALQIDLVLSEQEIVIKQFEGPAPKPIGVAGATVLGDGRIMPIADVLEIMDIFLGRMSRQNNNSWQQKNTLTENPTVKIDPTVLIVDDSITVRELLSLTFNKAGYRVEQARDGQEAWDKLRSGLPCDIVFCDIEMPRCDGLELLSRIQKDVNLNHLPIAMLTSRGADKHRQMAIQLGASGYFTKPYLEEALLEAAVRMLKGEKLLSSTGG